Genomic segment of Pochonia chlamydosporia 170 chromosome 1, whole genome shotgun sequence:
CCTACTAAAGATGAGCTCACCGAGACGAATCTCGAACAGGTTGTTGACGACTCCAATCCACCCGCAACTGGCACAGCTGCAAGCACCGCTGCTGACTCTTGGGACCCCCGACAGAGCCCTGTTAGTGCTACCGCTACACCGATCTCGGCTGctcaccagcagcaccaggcTCAGCGTTCTGCTGCAAGCGGATATGCCGCGTCTGCGATAAAGGCAACTGCTGAGCGGACCACCCGTGGCCCCAGCCTCCAACGACGAGTTTTGGATCAGGAAGAGGCTGTCCGTATGCCGGGCAACCGCGAGGTGGACCGAGCTGCTGTTAAGTTCGGAGCTTTCAGCCTGAATGACGGTGAAGAGGATGTCGATGGTGAGCGCGAAGAACCAGAGACTCGCGCTCAACCTCCCGCCGACTCTCCCGTTGCTCACCCTCGTGCCTCCCTGCCACCTGTCTCCCAACCTGTCGCCATCCCAGAAACCTTCACTCAGAAGGCAGCCGGTACTGTTCCCTCAGTGGTCGCCGGAGCTGGTAAGATGAATGCCCCCACACAGTTGACAGAATGAACAAAACTAACACGAGAGATAATATCTAGTTCCCactgctcctgctgctgcacaAGCTCCTGCTACCGCGACACAACAGTTCTCTCGATACGGACCTCAGGACACCGCTGCCGCCACACAGAAACCTCTCGATCCTTTCAACGCTGCCCAATCCACGCCTGTCTCTCAACCACCATTCGATAGCTATGCCGCCCAGACCACTCAGcctcaagctcagcagcCTGGTGCTGCATTTACTTCCGCCCCGACCGATTACTCCAACTACTACACTGCCAACCAGCAGGACAGAAATCCTTACAACGTTTACGGACAGCAGTACGGCGCCCAACAGGCTGCCCACGGACAGCATGACGGTGTCTCTCAGCAACGTCCTTTTGCCGGTTACAACGCTACTGATAACCTCAGCCAATACCCGCAGAGTGGCTCTCTGCACACGCAACCCCGATTTGGCGGTTCCAGCGACAGCCAGAACAGCGGCCATTCAACCCCCAACCCTGCGGCTCAGGCCCAGCAGCAGGGACAGCAAGGTCAGCAGACTCAACAGGCTCAGCAAGGTCAGCAGTCccagcagcctcagcaggGAACTCCGGGCTCGCAGCCTCAGTCTCACGGACAGTACCCGGGATACAACCATCCTTACTACAGCAACCCTTACTACCACCAGTACTATTCAGGTTACGGACAGGGTGGTTTTGGCCCATATGCTGGCAAGGGTGGCATGTATGGTCAGCCCTACGGGATGTCTCCCAATGCGCCATATGACCACGCTTCATCCCCGAGCACATTCGGTGGCCCCTCTTCGCTTCACCGCGACAGCAGCCTAGGTTCTGGACTCGGCGAGTATGGCCGCGCTGCATCTGGTCAGGCCGGTAGCCAGCCTGGCCTCGGtggcagcagctttggaGGTGCCCATGATAGCTTTGCCCGCGGCACCTCTTCTTTCCAGTCTCAGAGCCAGTCTTTCAACAGCCAGAACCAACCCCCCGCCTCTGGCTCTACTGATGACCTGAAGCCTTTCGGTGATGCCAAGACGACCGCCTCTGGCCCTTCTCCATCCCTTGGAGGTGGACCGCGACCTGGATCTGCTACCAACAACGCACCTAGTGGCCAGACCGGCCTCCCACCACCTCAGAACTCTCAGATGGGCGGAGGTTATGGGGGTTACCCGAGTCACCTTCAGGGACACAACCTCCACGGCAGCGCCTATGGTATGGGCGGCGGCGCCGGAGCCAGCCAGCACGGCAACACTCCGTATGGCTCTTACAACCAGGGGTTTGGTGGTAGCGGCGGCTACTACGGCGGTGGTCAGCAACAGCGTGGCGGCTGGGGCGGAAACTACCACTAGTGGGGTAGGTTTCGCGATCGCGATGGAAAGCGGCGAGGTAAATATCACCTCGACCGTTCCGAGCGAGGATTACGAGATAGGGAGAGTGAGGAACGCATGATGAGGGACTATGACCTGGATTCACCAAACCCTTGAGATGGTAGTCCTTATGTTTTATATTGAAGCATGGGAGGGGAAACATGATCACCAATGATATGTGCCGCAACGCACAAGGTGTTTAATGGGATTTTACCGGAAGAGAGGCAAAGGAAACAGCAAATGGGCCGGACGGGTTTGTGAATTATTTTGGCCCATGGCGCACGTGTACGATTGCAAAGAAAACCTGTTTACTGcgtttttttcttctcttctcttcttgttttttATCGAGAATATCCTAAAAAAGAATCGAGGTGGGAGTGTTAtcggcaaagaagagaaaaaatGGAAACGGATACCATGGACAAAATTATTTTCGGCACACTCGCGCGGATTAATCAAATGCTGAGTGATAATTCTTTGGACTTTTTTCCGACCGCATGTGCTCTACTTTCTTTCTTTCACTTTTCTTTGgctctcttttttctttcaaGAGATCTGTTACTGCTCTCATTTCAGGTGACGGGACGAAAAGGTCTGACGTTGGCTCGTGAGGTTTTCCAAGGAAAGGGGATGAACCAGGGCAGATTGTATTTGAAGTaggaagggaagggaatGTGCATTTGAGGAGTTCATGGTCGTCTCTGCAGTTGAGTTGAGATGAATCTGGAGATAGCCAATCAGAAATATGTACATTGCCAATGGCGTTGAATGTGTAGAGTGTTGTCAGGTGGTCAAGAGTGGCCT
This window contains:
- a CDS encoding RNAPII degradation factor Def1 (similar to Cordyceps militaris CM01 XP_006673051.1), giving the protein MSEVASRSSATRGRGSARGGRGGFAGRGGRSRTNGDKSDHKDENLGAFEDEGEFAELRKQYGDKTSVIREMFPDWSEADVLFALQETNGDENEAVARIAEGTISQWGEVSKPKKTARTKAKDTTTAATNESAASASRATRGGRAVSEGGRGRGRGSERGGRGGAARGRSSQPSTNGTRTKETQQLSVPTEESSAWDNTKPKDDQAESKIAAADKSAPIEPAQPAAPAAKTWASMLRQSTAPKIAPVASKEAPAPKPADVEAQIVPEPVPAEPETIEPVEEETTPVAQRAVPVQPAATIEREVALPPTKDELTETNLEQVVDDSNPPATGTAASTAADSWDPRQSPVSATATPISAAHQQHQAQRSAASGYAASAIKATAERTTRGPSLQRRVLDQEEAVRMPGNREVDRAAVKFGAFSLNDGEEDVDGEREEPETRAQPPADSPVAHPRASLPPVSQPVAIPETFTQKAAGTVPSVVAGAVPTAPAAAQAPATATQQFSRYGPQDTAAATQKPLDPFNAAQSTPVSQPPFDSYAAQTTQPQAQQPGAAFTSAPTDYSNYYTANQQDRNPYNVYGQQYGAQQAAHGQHDGVSQQRPFAGYNATDNLSQYPQSGSLHTQPRFGGSSDSQNSGHSTPNPAAQAQQQGQQGQQTQQAQQGQQSQQPQQGTPGSQPQSHGQYPGYNHPYYSNPYYHQYYSGYGQGGFGPYAGKGGMYGQPYGMSPNAPYDHASSPSTFGGPSSLHRDSSLGSGLGEYGRAASGQAGSQPGLGGSSFGGAHDSFARGTSSFQSQSQSFNSQNQPPASGSTDDLKPFGDAKTTASGPSPSLGGGPRPGSATNNAPSGQTGLPPPQNSQMGGGYGGYPSHLQGHNLHGSAYGMGGGAGASQHGNTPYGSYNQGFGGSGGYYGGGQQQRGGWGGNYH